In Colwellia sp. PAMC 20917, a single genomic region encodes these proteins:
- a CDS encoding response regulator transcription factor translates to MIRVLIADDHTILRHGLVSLLSKDDDIQVVAEAADGLEAVSKALELKPTVIVIDISMPGLNGMEAVKRLNGQLPGTKVLVLTMHEEQEYVIHMVRAGASGYLLKDSASDELIDAVKALAAGKTYYSQYAASVLASQYNKPAENWQDPYKNLTNREREVFHLIIEGKTTKEIARSLDISVKTAENHRGKVLDKLSVANAAELVRYAAKNNLLL, encoded by the coding sequence ATGATCCGTGTTCTTATTGCAGATGATCATACTATTTTACGTCATGGACTGGTCAGTTTATTAAGTAAAGATGATGATATTCAGGTGGTTGCTGAAGCAGCAGACGGACTTGAAGCCGTGAGCAAAGCGCTGGAATTAAAACCCACCGTTATCGTTATCGATATTAGCATGCCAGGATTGAACGGTATGGAAGCGGTTAAACGCCTAAATGGCCAACTGCCAGGCACAAAAGTGTTAGTGCTAACTATGCATGAAGAACAAGAGTATGTCATTCATATGGTTAGAGCGGGTGCTTCTGGTTATTTATTAAAAGACAGTGCGAGTGACGAGCTCATCGATGCGGTAAAAGCATTAGCTGCGGGGAAAACCTATTACAGCCAATACGCGGCAAGTGTGTTGGCATCACAATACAACAAACCAGCAGAAAATTGGCAAGACCCCTACAAAAACCTGACTAATCGTGAACGTGAAGTCTTTCATTTAATCATTGAAGGTAAAACCACCAAAGAAATTGCTCGTTCATTAGATATAAGTGTTAAAACAGCAGAAAACCATCGCGGTAAAGTACTAGATAAATTGAGCGTTGCCAACGCTGCTGAATTGGTCCGTTATGCGGCCAAAAATAACCTACTGCTATAA
- a CDS encoding sensor histidine kinase, translated as MTNNANIAKMVNQLNEKQKQISQQLYSGNEQMRGLAKRVWRVQEDERKHIARELHDGVGQLLTALINQLQQVKKGDESIALDESIDLARQALSDTRVISRLMRPRILDDLGLIPALDWLVRIMADPEKAMIEFHHQVDSILDSDTQTLAFRVIQEALTNAIKHAQAQKIILNLIATDNLLMIKIKDDGIGMKADQEASPEGFGLGAMRDRISAFGGQLTIISQPGQGCEIKILVTGRNGR; from the coding sequence ATGACCAATAATGCCAATATTGCTAAAATGGTTAATCAACTTAATGAGAAGCAAAAACAAATATCACAACAGCTTTATTCGGGTAATGAGCAAATGCGTGGTTTGGCAAAACGCGTTTGGCGAGTGCAAGAAGATGAACGTAAGCATATCGCTCGAGAATTACATGATGGAGTAGGACAACTGCTAACGGCTTTGATTAATCAACTGCAGCAAGTTAAAAAAGGTGACGAGAGTATAGCGCTTGATGAGAGTATCGATCTTGCACGTCAAGCCTTATCAGACACTCGAGTGATTTCTCGCTTAATGCGCCCCAGAATTTTAGATGACCTTGGGCTTATTCCTGCCCTTGATTGGTTAGTGCGTATTATGGCGGACCCCGAAAAAGCGATGATTGAATTTCATCATCAAGTTGACAGTATTTTAGATAGTGATACTCAAACCCTAGCGTTTCGAGTAATACAAGAAGCGCTGACCAACGCGATTAAGCATGCACAAGCACAAAAAATTATTCTCAATTTAATTGCGACTGATAATCTTTTAATGATTAAAATAAAAGATGACGGTATAGGAATGAAAGCTGATCAAGAAGCGAGTCCTGAGGGTTTTGGCTTAGGCGCAATGCGCGATAGAATAAGTGCCTTCGGTGGTCAATTAACAATAATTTCGCAGCCAGGACAAGGCTGTGAAATAAAAATATTGGTAACGGGGAGGAATGGCCGATGA
- a CDS encoding FHA domain-containing protein, with protein sequence MPAKITICYPDQPAIESFLYEDNGYRLGRSHQCELLLDHPTVSRQHAKVAHLNEIWQLDDERSRNGTKVNGIAITHSTLKDDAIISIGELDCLFETKSSKQVDAIITHNAWRLSSSQTPTSIPLTEHLKQNLSEQLQNIIMLTGTQRGIVLLGDTLASLNVSIAHGMQRNDFKLSEFEGSVGAITRCFESGQNVVAMDVSCHELLSARKSIELKQIAALACIPLFYEHKVVGIIYTDSKMSDKVLTELDIEILSSMSQQLEATVQAMLLQQSIDSLQLILNENSIWTSSDKDCSLLNLCH encoded by the coding sequence ATGCCAGCTAAAATTACAATTTGTTATCCGGACCAACCAGCGATAGAAAGTTTTCTTTATGAAGATAATGGTTACCGTTTAGGACGTTCTCACCAATGTGAGTTGTTGCTTGATCACCCAACCGTTTCTCGCCAGCATGCTAAAGTTGCCCATTTAAACGAAATTTGGCAACTTGATGATGAGCGCAGTCGTAATGGCACTAAAGTTAATGGTATAGCAATTACCCATTCTACTTTAAAAGATGACGCGATTATTTCTATTGGCGAACTCGATTGTCTTTTTGAAACTAAGTCGTCAAAACAAGTTGATGCGATAATTACCCACAATGCATGGCGGTTGTCGAGTAGCCAAACACCTACTTCAATACCGTTGACCGAGCATTTAAAACAAAATCTCTCTGAACAATTGCAAAATATTATCATGTTAACGGGCACTCAACGCGGTATCGTCTTACTTGGCGATACGTTAGCTTCACTTAATGTCAGTATTGCCCATGGTATGCAGCGAAATGATTTTAAACTATCAGAGTTTGAAGGCAGTGTTGGCGCGATAACACGTTGTTTTGAAAGTGGACAAAACGTGGTTGCTATGGATGTTTCATGCCATGAACTGTTAAGTGCTCGTAAAAGCATCGAACTGAAACAAATTGCTGCTTTAGCCTGCATTCCACTGTTTTATGAGCATAAAGTGGTAGGGATTATTTATACCGACAGCAAAATGTCTGATAAAGTGCTAACCGAGTTGGATATAGAAATCTTAAGCAGTATGAGCCAACAACTCGAAGCAACCGTTCAGGCGATGTTGCTGCAACAATCTATTGATTCATTGCAACTAATTCTTAATGAGAACTCGATATGGACATCTAGCGATAAAGACTGTAGTTTGCTTAATTTGTGCCACTAA
- a CDS encoding PEP-CTERM sorting domain-containing protein codes for MKTKFITASVTSFIFACSCLVNVASASLITIDFESLDIGDFDKGFDNGFYISASSNANATSTTSAAFAAIDGIVNSDFGDEARTKIVNPGFTTGQTAFADGGSKSTWVFSTNGLFTFERFDIASYYNEGDIFTVTGFLDLIPQGIDAYTTTTTKWHDQFSTEEAINLKGVMVDEIRITMLSTSNLYGVMDNVVMNKVPEPTSLAIFALGIMGLAVRRLKQ; via the coding sequence ATGAAAACTAAATTTATAACAGCCAGTGTCACAAGCTTTATCTTCGCGTGTAGTTGTTTAGTTAATGTCGCATCGGCATCACTAATTACCATCGATTTTGAAAGCTTAGATATAGGTGATTTTGATAAAGGTTTCGACAACGGCTTTTATATTAGTGCTTCTAGCAATGCCAATGCTACTAGCACTACAAGTGCTGCTTTTGCTGCTATTGATGGTATTGTTAATAGTGATTTTGGGGATGAAGCTCGTACTAAAATTGTAAATCCAGGGTTTACTACCGGTCAAACCGCTTTTGCTGATGGTGGTTCAAAGTCAACTTGGGTTTTCTCAACTAACGGCTTATTTACTTTTGAACGGTTTGATATTGCTTCATATTACAATGAGGGTGACATTTTCACTGTGACAGGTTTCTTAGATCTCATACCTCAAGGAATTGACGCATATACAACGACTACCACAAAATGGCATGATCAGTTCTCAACTGAAGAAGCGATTAATTTGAAGGGTGTTATGGTCGATGAAATTCGCATAACGATGTTAAGTACCAGTAATCTTTATGGTGTAATGGATAATGTCGTAATGAATAAAGTACCAGAGCCGACCAGTTTAGCTATTTTTGCCTTAGGTATAATGGGATTAGCAGTACGACGCCTTAAGCAATAA
- a CDS encoding S8 family serine peptidase has product MLKTQLKNKILIAGLIGAGLTFMSLNIAAKSIGPELKGLMATAEVHEVFNVIVTFEGKGAINAQQLNVIESTGVIGGVSFKQFPIVGITATKAQIEAIYKSNKVRSVYYNAPLSLENNRATQITGVDRLRDDESLRSNGMPYSGRGIGVVVNDSGVDGTHSDIKFPNHVVQNVLAQTNLQSLSDILPITYQEDIANSDIAGGHGSHVAGIIGGNGAMSRGKYQGVAPGAKIVGYGSGAGLFILDTIGGFDYAKTHQFDYNIRVISNSFGSTSDTGTDFNPDHPTNVVTKTLSDAGIIVVFSAGNSGSGEATITGNFKKAPWVITVAAGDKDGKLADFSSRGVKGKGGEVTVDGELFQWEDRPTVTAPGVDIISTRASLSSLSALSIADDSEVMEANHVPYYTSMSGTSMSAPHVAGVVALMLEAEPKLTWREVKSILQETATNMPGRETWEAGAGYVNAYAAVQSIVDKSLVFGKTAKINRDFNAKALTSVQSEDDMSVPFSPVGDNEGVVLTVNAEASMVMVRANIDDNTVALTLISPSKKRYGSSIALPVLGQNIAVTAPAEAGEWILKAGGIGSLSGVALDPAGLTNGYAVPGDIDVTVKIIKTDGYLGLDDSTNHPAKAFIEFAVSEELVDANTEGFQPDISLTREDLADFLSLGAGIRQSNLATTSTFTDVTENTTYTAAINAASEKGAALRNGAQDQHAVMLTNGTHFNPQGLVNRNELAYSFVQSLALQSTAESFTGEITAIYGEQRIAIADQADIPQAMKGYVQLALDLGILGASFDVQQGTYDLVPTITATFNGKARVSRADYAVAATRFFNNYL; this is encoded by the coding sequence ATGCTAAAAACACAATTAAAAAATAAAATATTAATCGCTGGCCTTATTGGTGCAGGCTTAACTTTCATGTCGCTAAATATTGCCGCTAAATCTATCGGACCTGAACTGAAAGGTTTGATGGCAACTGCTGAAGTACATGAAGTTTTTAACGTCATCGTTACTTTCGAAGGTAAAGGAGCTATTAATGCACAACAGCTAAACGTTATTGAATCAACGGGTGTTATTGGTGGCGTAAGCTTTAAGCAGTTTCCTATTGTGGGTATAACGGCAACAAAGGCGCAAATAGAAGCTATTTATAAATCAAATAAAGTACGCTCTGTTTACTACAACGCGCCATTGTCATTAGAAAATAATAGAGCAACACAAATTACCGGTGTTGACCGCTTACGTGATGATGAATCTTTACGTAGTAACGGTATGCCATATTCTGGACGTGGTATCGGGGTTGTGGTTAATGACTCGGGTGTTGATGGCACGCACAGCGACATTAAATTTCCTAACCACGTTGTTCAAAACGTATTGGCACAAACTAACCTACAATCGTTATCAGATATTTTACCCATAACTTACCAAGAAGATATCGCGAACAGTGATATTGCTGGTGGTCATGGTTCTCATGTTGCGGGCATTATTGGTGGCAACGGTGCGATGTCCAGGGGTAAATATCAAGGTGTAGCTCCTGGCGCAAAAATTGTTGGTTATGGCTCAGGTGCAGGTTTATTTATTTTAGACACTATCGGTGGTTTTGATTACGCTAAGACGCATCAATTTGATTATAATATTCGCGTTATTTCAAACTCTTTTGGTAGTACAAGTGATACAGGTACTGACTTTAACCCTGACCATCCAACCAATGTTGTCACTAAAACATTATCAGATGCGGGTATTATTGTCGTTTTCTCTGCGGGTAACTCGGGAAGCGGCGAAGCGACAATCACTGGTAACTTCAAAAAAGCACCTTGGGTCATTACCGTAGCAGCGGGTGATAAAGACGGTAAATTAGCTGACTTTAGTTCACGTGGTGTTAAAGGTAAAGGTGGCGAAGTTACGGTTGATGGCGAGCTCTTTCAGTGGGAAGACCGTCCTACTGTTACTGCGCCGGGTGTTGATATTATTTCAACCCGTGCTTCATTATCTAGCTTAAGTGCCTTGAGCATTGCCGATGATAGCGAAGTGATGGAAGCTAATCACGTGCCTTATTATACTTCTATGAGCGGTACGTCGATGTCAGCGCCACATGTTGCTGGTGTCGTTGCTTTGATGTTAGAAGCTGAACCTAAGTTAACGTGGCGTGAAGTTAAGTCAATATTGCAAGAAACCGCTACCAATATGCCTGGTCGAGAAACATGGGAAGCTGGCGCCGGTTATGTCAATGCCTACGCGGCAGTACAATCAATTGTCGATAAAAGTTTAGTTTTTGGCAAAACTGCTAAAATCAACCGTGATTTTAATGCTAAAGCGTTAACCTCAGTTCAGTCAGAAGATGATATGTCTGTGCCGTTTAGTCCTGTTGGTGATAATGAAGGTGTTGTTTTGACCGTCAATGCCGAAGCTTCTATGGTGATGGTTCGAGCAAACATTGATGATAATACGGTAGCACTTACCTTGATTAGTCCTTCGAAAAAACGTTACGGGTCAAGTATCGCTTTACCTGTTTTAGGTCAAAACATTGCAGTGACAGCGCCAGCGGAAGCGGGTGAGTGGATTCTTAAAGCTGGTGGTATTGGTAGTCTTTCCGGTGTTGCGCTTGACCCTGCTGGATTAACCAATGGTTATGCGGTACCTGGTGATATTGACGTAACGGTTAAGATTATAAAAACTGATGGTTATCTTGGTCTTGATGATTCAACTAACCACCCCGCTAAAGCGTTTATTGAATTCGCAGTTAGTGAAGAATTAGTCGATGCAAATACGGAAGGTTTTCAACCAGATATTAGCCTTACCCGTGAAGACCTAGCTGATTTCTTAAGCTTAGGTGCCGGTATTCGTCAATCAAATTTGGCAACAACAAGCACATTTACTGATGTCACAGAAAATACTACTTACACTGCTGCTATTAACGCGGCTAGTGAAAAGGGTGCCGCTTTACGAAATGGTGCACAAGATCAACATGCAGTAATGTTGACTAATGGTACTCATTTTAATCCACAAGGCTTAGTTAATCGCAATGAGTTAGCTTATTCTTTTGTACAGTCATTGGCTTTACAATCGACTGCAGAAAGCTTTACTGGTGAAATTACTGCTATTTATGGCGAGCAACGTATAGCGATAGCAGACCAAGCTGATATTCCACAAGCAATGAAAGGTTACGTACAACTAGCCTTAGACTTAGGAATATTAGGCGCAAGCTTTGACGTTCAACAGGGTACTTATGATTTAGTCCCTACTATAACGGCGACCTTTAACGGTAAAGCACGAGTTAGCCGCGCTGATTACGCAGTAGCCGCGACACGTTTTTTTAATAACTACCTATAG
- a CDS encoding serine/threonine-protein kinase yields the protein MSDLKSPKLTHSDDDQLNATQIIPLSKPLAAGECLVGRFEIESLQGQGRYGFVYRAYDKQLDTVIAIKVLNTSLSQDKQTIADFKKELLLVRQLSHPNIIRVHEYYQDEDVHFLTMDWISGSSLEEAIASNSLTTEQTFQIIEQLLDGLAFAEKAGVTHKDIKPENIMLDESGRLFIADFGLSAFNKESNADRVSGTPYYAPPEYLQTGKINLTTDLYAAGVVIFQLCCHGLPFSGHSIDEILQTKLLDKPKFKAVKEEFNFLKSWSLTLISPHPASRPTNINQAQNQYISLLAEKDNKPISKKRLIVTVMSMMVFFTIAVVLFLSRQTPIKANAVDHYAVAILPLQTQEGEFDQTFANYLNYQLTDIKNLRVIEQSRLSQLLAQLGITPPIDDANMELISDLLQIDVLISPQTFIAGSEAKDIQFQLVSVDGFNIQRETLIKAPYDEKDWQEVTRHFVDKFRQRLDIEVNAEKTIEIEENPLVDLFPIKTLILKGEFEQAQQALSQILAREPNSAQAWLQQGELNLTIGLFMEAEQAYSQAIAFSATNSYTAKLASARLNDLAGKIEQAQTDYLSLVNAFPYNTELKMMLSEFYFLIEQHKKMEVLLQEVVKIDPNHPSAWFMLGRVAFLQGDFEKALNEYFVKALVTAKKLKNRVQEGEALNAFGVVYGQLGETELAFDYYQQSLKIRRQLSNLADAATTMTNLAAMHLAVGEYQQTEQYLTESLAIYQKLDDQEGLSNTYNELGKLAEEQALYQTALENYRHALNIRVELNNLMLQAESMNNIGFTYFMLLDPEHALVYWRQSEQLYQQVQFPIGIIHVRQNLGQMELAKGNWRNAYHLFNNTLTDAEKLNITEESIVSRSYLTKLAFLQGNFYASIEELTVTYQAAVKANDVRAMAEFGLWLADWSLQLGDQEQAAKHLANINDIVSHHGNKEHMSKFQFLKSQTVGSLPTAVIENKNNRVLDHAHQSIYIRQLIYQARQSLHQGNKDISVYLTPLANVDFSLQQYQYIEYLELLAVQQYFAGAWLDLKATLRSADILLRKMGDYWRSFQFDRLRAQLAIVNQQDPTKYYKKVTKKLMHLKVNLPPEFSGKFIETQDYFELNDSLMELSRHDQ from the coding sequence ATGAGCGATTTAAAATCACCCAAGTTAACACATAGCGATGATGATCAGCTAAATGCGACTCAAATAATACCCTTGTCTAAGCCGCTTGCTGCTGGAGAGTGTCTTGTTGGTCGTTTTGAAATTGAAAGTCTGCAAGGACAAGGCCGTTATGGTTTTGTTTACCGCGCCTATGATAAGCAGCTCGATACCGTTATCGCCATCAAAGTCCTCAATACATCGCTGAGTCAAGATAAGCAAACCATTGCTGATTTTAAAAAAGAATTATTATTGGTTCGTCAATTAAGTCACCCCAATATTATCCGCGTTCATGAATACTACCAAGATGAAGATGTTCACTTTTTAACCATGGATTGGATTTCGGGTAGCAGTCTAGAAGAAGCTATCGCATCAAATTCACTCACAACTGAACAAACTTTTCAAATTATTGAGCAATTATTAGATGGCTTAGCCTTTGCTGAAAAAGCGGGGGTTACTCATAAAGATATTAAGCCTGAAAATATCATGTTAGATGAGTCAGGTCGGCTCTTTATTGCCGATTTTGGCTTGTCTGCTTTTAATAAAGAAAGTAACGCTGACCGTGTTTCAGGGACACCTTATTATGCGCCACCAGAGTATTTACAAACCGGTAAAATAAACTTAACCACTGATTTGTATGCCGCAGGTGTAGTGATCTTTCAATTATGTTGTCACGGTTTACCCTTTAGTGGCCATTCGATTGATGAAATTTTACAGACTAAGTTGTTAGATAAACCTAAATTTAAGGCCGTTAAAGAAGAGTTTAACTTTCTAAAGTCATGGTCATTGACACTCATTTCTCCACATCCCGCATCCCGTCCCACTAATATTAACCAAGCGCAGAATCAATATATTAGTTTATTAGCAGAAAAAGATAATAAACCCATCAGCAAAAAGCGGTTAATAGTGACGGTTATGTCGATGATGGTATTTTTTACCATCGCAGTGGTTTTGTTTCTGAGTCGTCAAACACCGATTAAAGCCAATGCAGTCGATCATTACGCGGTGGCGATATTACCTTTGCAGACACAAGAGGGCGAATTTGATCAAACCTTTGCTAACTATTTGAATTACCAATTAACCGATATTAAGAACTTACGGGTGATTGAACAATCGAGATTAAGCCAGCTATTAGCGCAACTGGGTATTACGCCTCCCATTGATGACGCTAATATGGAGTTGATATCAGACTTACTGCAGATTGACGTGCTTATTAGCCCACAAACATTTATTGCCGGTTCTGAGGCTAAAGATATTCAGTTTCAGTTGGTTTCTGTCGATGGTTTTAACATTCAACGCGAAACCTTAATAAAAGCCCCTTATGACGAGAAAGATTGGCAAGAAGTGACTCGACATTTTGTCGATAAATTTAGGCAGCGTTTAGACATAGAGGTGAATGCCGAAAAAACCATTGAGATTGAAGAAAACCCTTTGGTTGATTTATTTCCTATTAAAACACTTATTTTAAAGGGTGAGTTTGAGCAGGCGCAGCAAGCGTTAAGCCAAATATTAGCGAGAGAACCCAATTCTGCGCAAGCTTGGCTGCAACAAGGTGAATTAAACCTGACGATAGGTTTATTCATGGAAGCCGAACAGGCTTATAGCCAAGCGATAGCATTTAGCGCCACTAATTCTTATACGGCGAAACTAGCGAGTGCACGCTTAAATGATTTAGCGGGTAAAATCGAACAAGCTCAAACTGATTATTTAAGTTTAGTGAATGCATTTCCTTACAACACTGAACTTAAGATGATGCTATCAGAGTTCTATTTTTTAATTGAACAACATAAAAAAATGGAAGTCTTACTACAAGAAGTGGTAAAAATTGATCCAAACCATCCTAGTGCATGGTTTATGTTAGGTAGAGTGGCATTTTTACAAGGTGATTTTGAAAAAGCGTTAAATGAATATTTTGTTAAGGCACTGGTCACCGCTAAGAAACTAAAAAATCGTGTTCAAGAAGGTGAGGCGCTAAATGCCTTTGGTGTTGTTTATGGACAGTTAGGAGAAACAGAACTTGCCTTTGATTATTATCAACAATCGTTAAAAATTAGAAGACAACTAAGTAACTTAGCCGATGCAGCGACCACTATGACTAACTTAGCCGCTATGCATTTAGCGGTTGGTGAATACCAGCAGACGGAACAATACCTAACAGAAAGTTTAGCTATCTATCAGAAGTTAGACGATCAAGAGGGTCTTTCGAATACTTATAATGAGCTAGGAAAATTGGCTGAAGAGCAAGCTTTGTATCAAACGGCCTTAGAGAATTATCGTCATGCGTTAAATATTCGAGTTGAACTCAATAACTTAATGCTCCAGGCAGAGAGTATGAATAATATTGGCTTCACTTATTTTATGCTGCTTGACCCAGAACATGCCTTGGTTTATTGGCGTCAATCAGAGCAGTTATATCAGCAAGTACAATTTCCCATTGGCATTATCCATGTACGACAAAACTTAGGGCAGATGGAACTCGCTAAGGGAAATTGGCGCAATGCCTATCACCTGTTTAACAACACTTTAACCGATGCTGAAAAACTCAATATTACCGAAGAGTCGATCGTTTCGCGTAGCTACCTAACAAAACTCGCTTTTTTACAAGGTAATTTTTATGCGAGCATTGAAGAGTTAACGGTGACTTATCAAGCGGCTGTTAAAGCTAATGACGTTAGAGCTATGGCTGAATTTGGTCTATGGTTAGCCGATTGGTCATTACAGCTGGGCGACCAAGAGCAAGCGGCTAAGCACTTAGCCAACATAAACGATATAGTTTCGCATCATGGCAATAAAGAACATATGAGTAAATTTCAGTTCTTAAAAAGTCAGACGGTAGGGAGTTTACCGACAGCGGTTATTGAAAATAAAAATAATAGGGTTTTAGATCATGCCCATCAATCTATTTATATTCGCCAATTAATTTATCAGGCAAGACAGTCTCTACACCAAGGCAACAAAGATATCAGCGTTTATTTGACCCCACTAGCTAACGTTGATTTTAGCCTGCAACAATATCAGTATATTGAATATTTAGAGCTTTTAGCCGTACAGCAATATTTTGCAGGAGCTTGGCTTGATTTAAAAGCAACACTAAGGTCAGCCGATATTTTATTAAGAAAAATGGGCGATTATTGGCGCAGTTTTCAATTTGATCGTTTACGTGCTCAATTGGCGATTGTTAATCAACAAGACCCAACAAAATATTATAAAAAAGTGACTAAAAAGCTGATGCATCTTAAGGTTAATTTACCTCCAGAATTTTCTGGTAAATTCATAGAAACTCAAGACTATTTTGAATTAAATGATTCATTAATGGAGTTATCACGCCATGACCAATAA